A section of the Mycolicibacterium anyangense genome encodes:
- a CDS encoding LysR substrate-binding domain-containing protein yields MCSLFRDAGLHREIMFELGQLADITRCAMHGLGSAIAPAAFAEGVTPGDAAVLAIDGIASTLRIAAYTRASRTEPLVDAALELFGSGTVPSQP; encoded by the coding sequence ATGTGCTCCCTGTTTCGGGATGCCGGCCTGCACCGAGAGATCATGTTCGAACTCGGCCAGCTCGCCGACATCACCCGCTGCGCCATGCACGGTCTGGGCAGTGCGATCGCGCCGGCCGCCTTCGCCGAGGGAGTCACGCCCGGCGACGCAGCCGTGCTCGCTATCGACGGGATCGCATCGACGCTGCGCATCGCCGCCTACACCCGCGCGTCTCGAACCGAACCTCTCGTCGACGCCGCCCTCGAGCTCTTCGGATCGGGCACTGTGCCATCACAGCCCTGA
- a CDS encoding nuclear transport factor 2 family protein, which translates to MHDNLLAVFNERDKEKRLAAISRTYAPDVRWTDAEGVVSGRDALEAKCAGLLAGLAELQFEPVGPVHELPGFAYLAWQLVDAVDGQVKMTGFDTVLIDQGLITNLWTVLIPVQS; encoded by the coding sequence TGAGCGCGACAAGGAGAAGCGGCTTGCGGCGATCTCCCGAACGTATGCTCCCGACGTGCGGTGGACCGACGCCGAAGGCGTCGTCTCTGGCCGCGACGCGCTGGAAGCGAAGTGCGCAGGCCTGCTGGCCGGGCTCGCGGAGCTGCAATTCGAACCGGTGGGCCCGGTCCACGAACTACCCGGATTCGCCTACCTGGCATGGCAGCTGGTGGATGCCGTGGATGGTCAGGTGAAGATGACCGGGTTCGACACCGTGCTGATCGACCAGGGGCTCATCACTAATCTGTGGACAGTGTTGATTCCGGTCCAGAGCTGA